A part of Streptomyces sp. NBC_00557 genomic DNA contains:
- a CDS encoding 3'-5' exonuclease: protein MEVRGRASRRLTFNYRTTRQILGSANRLIEGERFDDLDTGTDSLDGYRSVLTGLAPALVCSGSADRDARWRRTDQGTPRAYGTPYSAMAVSVPDGGSAQEFANVFVREFGLLAVEPGKDGVRPGLDAVRIGTIHRFKGLEFQRVFLTSVGEGQVPHQRIEQYRLTNPDRYRQEGQRASLWCSSPPPVPATNSSLPGAAEPAAFSRPTRTRPPTAPLTCSGRTDRRPDRPGPPMPEPTRGPMGPLDGALRGGRDQSRVAAQQCGEAEKAASHARARAFTPCSGSRTSSAR from the coding sequence ATGGAGGTGCGTGGCCGGGCCTCACGCCGCCTCACTTTTAACTACCGCACCACCCGGCAGATCCTGGGCAGCGCCAACCGTCTCATCGAGGGCGAGCGTTTCGACGACCTGGACACCGGCACCGACAGCCTCGACGGCTATCGGTCCGTGCTGACGGGCCTCGCGCCAGCTCTGGTGTGCTCCGGATCGGCGGACCGAGATGCGCGCTGGCGCCGTACTGATCAAGGAACGCCACGAGCGTACGGCACGCCCTATTCGGCGATGGCCGTGAGCGTTCCCGACGGGGGCTCCGCGCAAGAGTTCGCCAACGTCTTCGTCAGGGAGTTCGGGCTGCTGGCCGTGGAACCCGGTAAGGACGGAGTCCGTCCCGGCCTGGACGCCGTCCGTATCGGCACCATTCACCGCTTCAAAGGGCTGGAGTTCCAGCGTGTGTTCCTGACGTCTGTAGGCGAGGGCCAGGTGCCGCACCAGCGGATCGAGCAGTACCGGCTCACGAATCCGGACCGCTACCGGCAGGAGGGACAGCGGGCCTCTCTTTGGTGTTCGTCGCCGCCACCCGTGCCCGCGACGAACTCGTCGTTACCTGGAGCGGCAGAGCCAGCCGCTTTCTCCCGTCCGACGCGGACGAGACCTCCTACCGCGCCACTGACCTGCTCAGGCAGGACGGACCGCCGTCCGGATCGTCCGGGTCCGCCGATGCCTGAGCCGACCCGGGGCCCCATGGGGCCTTTAGACGGTGCCCTACGTGGTGGGCGGGACCAGTCGCGTGTAGCAGCACAGCAATGCGGCGAGGCCGAGAAAGCCGCCTCCCACGCGAGGGCGAGGGCCTTCACACCGTGTTCGGGGTCCCGGACTTCAAGTGCGCGGTGA
- a CDS encoding serine/threonine-protein kinase, translated as MEAGEVLDDRYRVKEALDQGGMGTIWSATDLETGQSVAVKVLRLDAYTQGRFTPAERARRRVELLKRFEREGAILEELKHPGIPRLLHRGYLGEEPHLVMEYVEGVSLREFLDMRRPFPFDAAVAVAVQVAEALGHAHMNGVVHRDLKPGNVVIAFADGAVKLLDFGIAYLTDPDATRYTALGATPGSAGYMAPEQLRGQQDISASVDLYAFGCVLFELLTGERPFEDKPDRNRDTQHLEDLPPRLRSINIGIPEELDDLAWDLLAKAPADRPETIDEVLDVLRDFLPKPGDPAPDPELDPDPTARYRLREGSVADAAGTRLTPRAASRRPARRRGGWLGRNQFAGRIAQARAELLADGPGDRCAELLDLLPKAVSDWGAREPVVLEGRLVCADAARLDGRTGEAKEQYEQVAQDGDPSDPLVLEARLGVAECLMPEGDFTGAFRGWRAVVHSLSLVAVPDSDRLTSRCREVAAELAESGYEAQVTDILARLPEP; from the coding sequence GTGGAAGCCGGGGAAGTCCTCGACGACCGCTACCGAGTCAAGGAGGCGCTCGACCAGGGCGGCATGGGCACCATCTGGTCGGCCACCGATCTGGAAACCGGGCAGTCGGTCGCCGTCAAGGTGCTGCGGCTCGACGCTTACACACAGGGTCGATTCACTCCGGCAGAGCGCGCGCGACGCCGGGTCGAGCTGCTGAAACGGTTCGAACGCGAGGGCGCGATTCTCGAGGAACTGAAGCACCCTGGGATCCCGCGCCTACTGCACCGCGGCTACCTCGGCGAGGAGCCCCACCTCGTCATGGAATACGTCGAAGGGGTCAGCCTGCGCGAATTCCTGGACATGCGCCGGCCGTTCCCGTTCGACGCCGCTGTCGCCGTCGCCGTCCAGGTCGCCGAAGCCCTCGGGCACGCGCACATGAACGGTGTCGTGCACCGGGACCTGAAACCGGGCAACGTGGTCATCGCCTTCGCGGACGGGGCGGTGAAGCTGCTCGACTTCGGTATCGCCTACCTCACCGACCCCGACGCGACCCGTTACACCGCACTCGGTGCGACGCCGGGCAGCGCCGGGTACATGGCCCCGGAGCAGCTGCGAGGCCAGCAGGACATCTCCGCCTCGGTGGACCTCTACGCGTTCGGCTGTGTGCTGTTCGAACTCCTCACCGGCGAGAGGCCCTTCGAGGACAAGCCGGACCGGAACAGGGACACCCAGCACCTCGAGGACCTGCCGCCGCGCCTGCGGAGCATCAACATCGGCATTCCCGAGGAACTGGACGACCTGGCCTGGGACCTCCTCGCCAAGGCCCCAGCCGACCGCCCCGAGACCATCGACGAAGTGCTGGACGTTCTTCGTGACTTCCTGCCGAAGCCGGGCGACCCGGCCCCGGATCCGGAACTGGATCCGGACCCGACCGCACGCTATCGCCTGCGGGAGGGGTCAGTGGCAGACGCGGCGGGCACGCGGCTCACCCCCCGTGCCGCATCGCGACGTCCGGCCCGCCGTCGTGGCGGGTGGCTGGGACGCAACCAGTTCGCGGGACGGATCGCCCAGGCCCGGGCGGAACTGCTCGCCGACGGTCCTGGCGACCGCTGCGCCGAACTCCTCGACCTGCTGCCCAAGGCGGTGTCGGACTGGGGTGCCCGCGAGCCGGTCGTCCTGGAGGGGCGGCTGGTGTGTGCCGACGCCGCCCGGCTCGACGGTCGTACAGGTGAGGCGAAAGAGCAGTACGAGCAGGTGGCGCAGGACGGAGATCCCTCGGATCCTCTGGTGCTGGAGGCCCGCCTCGGGGTTGCCGAATGCCTCATGCCCGAGGGTGACTTCACCGGGGCGTTCCGCGGCTGGCGTGCGGTGGTGCACAGTCTCTCTCTCGTCGCCGTACCGGATTCGGACCGGCTGACGAGCCGCTGCCGTGAGGTCGCTGCCGAGCTGGCCGAATCCGGCTACGAAGCGCAGGTGACCGACATCCTCGCCCGGCTGCCCGAGCCGTAG
- a CDS encoding UvrD-helicase domain-containing protein encodes MDPDDVRWHITDKWRADEEVNTGDWARAAKRAVFQAETDDDAVLDALGRSFDAWRLFLHPEQHRIATADVKGSAKVTGGPGTGKTVVALHRVCHLVDRLPPGHSRPVLLTTYNTNLALDLKERLRQLGGDELLRRVDVESVDALAHEVVSESRLDLGLPLDDDAAMALWHTVLTETDLLACDADFLDAEFRHVILAHGCGSWDSYRRVTRSGRPRISTAQRHEVWQLVQAYRAHLDATRRTTYALIADRAAGLEQRRMARVEEQARYKEEQGGRDLVHREAGSGMWLKPRYRHIVVDEAHGGAWPGLTPPHF; translated from the coding sequence ATGGACCCGGACGACGTACGCTGGCACATCACGGACAAGTGGCGGGCTGACGAGGAGGTCAACACCGGCGACTGGGCGCGGGCAGCCAAGCGTGCCGTCTTCCAGGCGGAGACCGACGACGATGCGGTGCTCGACGCCTTGGGTAGAAGCTTCGACGCTTGGCGGCTGTTCCTCCACCCTGAGCAACACCGCATCGCTACAGCGGACGTCAAGGGCTCAGCGAAAGTGACCGGCGGCCCCGGCACCGGCAAGACCGTCGTCGCGCTGCACCGCGTCTGCCATCTCGTCGACAGGCTGCCGCCCGGCCACTCACGCCCGGTTCTTCTCACCACCTACAACACCAATCTGGCCCTGGACCTGAAGGAGCGACTGCGCCAACTCGGCGGCGACGAGCTGCTGCGCCGCGTCGACGTCGAGTCTGTTGACGCACTCGCCCACGAGGTCGTCTCGGAGTCCCGCCTGGACCTGGGCCTGCCCTTGGACGACGATGCGGCGATGGCTCTGTGGCACACCGTGCTCACCGAGACGGACCTACTGGCGTGCGACGCGGACTTCCTGGACGCCGAGTTCAGGCATGTAATCCTCGCCCATGGGTGCGGCAGCTGGGACTCCTACCGGCGCGTCACCCGGTCGGGACGCCCCCGCATCAGCACGGCGCAGCGCCATGAGGTGTGGCAGCTCGTCCAGGCCTACCGAGCTCACCTGGACGCGACGCGGCGGACCACGTATGCGCTCATCGCCGACCGGGCGGCCGGACTCGAGCAGCGCCGCATGGCCCGCGTCGAGGAGCAGGCCCGCTACAAGGAAGAGCAGGGTGGTCGGGACCTCGTCCACCGGGAGGCGGGCAGCGGGATGTGGCTGAAGCCCCGCTACCGGCACATCGTTGTCGACGAGGCGCATGGAGGTGCGTGGCCGGGCCTCACGCCGCCTCACTTTTAA
- a CDS encoding DUF6308 family protein, with protein sequence MGGGGDAEQVADRFDSNDLVAITMLSVSLDPHGAINLLTEHDGHWARLLSLILRNARLEDPRNDALIAQGGPAWELWERLADNKHPNKPDGSGPVIAGKLLARKRPHLIPIYDIRVKQLFQLPKNDHSFWASLAVTLRADNGTFYNQLVHLRRKAGIGEDISVLRVFDVIAWMHQGKQSQAVAT encoded by the coding sequence CTGGGCGGGGGCGGTGACGCCGAACAGGTCGCCGACCGCTTCGACTCCAACGACTTGGTGGCCATCACCATGCTCAGCGTTTCCCTTGACCCGCACGGGGCCATCAACTTGCTCACCGAGCATGACGGCCACTGGGCGCGGCTGCTGTCACTCATCCTTCGCAACGCCCGCTTGGAGGATCCTAGGAACGACGCCCTCATTGCACAGGGCGGCCCCGCGTGGGAGCTGTGGGAACGCCTGGCCGACAACAAGCATCCGAACAAGCCCGACGGCAGCGGCCCCGTGATCGCAGGCAAGCTACTGGCCCGCAAGCGTCCCCACCTGATCCCGATCTACGACATCCGTGTCAAACAACTCTTCCAGCTCCCGAAGAACGATCACTCCTTCTGGGCCTCGTTGGCAGTGACCCTACGGGCGGACAACGGCACCTTCTACAACCAACTGGTCCACCTCCGTCGCAAGGCAGGCATCGGGGAAGACATCAGCGTTCTGCGCGTATTCGACGTCATCGCTTGGATGCACCAAGGCAAGCAGAGCCAGGCTGTAGCAACCTGA
- a CDS encoding restriction endonuclease-related protein has protein sequence MTTTTGNGVPLHDTDWSAHRGIPLMRALATALTVLDAATGPEAFTLPYPPEVQRALDRTVLACLERGAEPPASLPDLLSWCRERPVADWPVDLPAEAAGPDDLLLDPDSSRPTELCYEWAEQFSDSALVLYDREIIRAALRLCREYGEEDAYTEFRRLLVTRPVLTSAEEWAVSMDHVLDPVKELLSRIYRPVPDSYLRGDVYATCGRCLTLLTPLHDGGWWCERDRCRRRGRPPVGRRIAKEEAGELLQLARPLRQFVTGPGQAEVRLEGRLTELGLKVRMWPTYDAYDVHVTFPDGWVWAVDVKDWAHPAFLGRAARPVPQEPRYDEAFWVVPQDRVDDRPGYIATYERNRPAAARRVPLLTDTQLLARAEDRLARVGTATHQEETGDA, from the coding sequence GTGACCACGACGACCGGCAACGGAGTGCCGCTGCACGACACCGACTGGTCCGCCCATCGCGGCATCCCCCTCATGCGCGCACTCGCCACCGCTCTCACGGTGCTCGACGCGGCCACCGGCCCCGAAGCCTTCACCCTGCCCTATCCGCCCGAGGTGCAGCGCGCCCTCGACCGGACGGTGCTGGCCTGCCTGGAGCGCGGGGCCGAGCCTCCGGCGAGCCTTCCGGACCTGCTGTCCTGGTGCCGCGAGCGACCGGTGGCGGACTGGCCGGTGGACCTGCCGGCCGAGGCGGCCGGACCGGACGACCTGCTGCTCGACCCGGACTCCTCGCGCCCCACCGAGTTGTGCTACGAGTGGGCGGAGCAGTTCTCGGACAGCGCGCTGGTTCTCTACGACCGTGAGATCATCCGCGCCGCGCTGCGGTTGTGCCGCGAGTACGGCGAGGAGGACGCGTACACCGAGTTCCGGCGGCTCCTGGTCACCCGGCCCGTCCTCACCTCGGCCGAGGAGTGGGCCGTGTCGATGGACCATGTGCTCGACCCGGTGAAGGAGCTTTTGAGCCGCATCTACCGTCCCGTCCCGGACAGTTATCTGCGCGGTGACGTCTACGCGACCTGCGGCCGGTGTCTCACCCTGCTGACGCCGCTGCACGACGGCGGCTGGTGGTGCGAGCGGGATCGCTGCCGCCGTCGGGGCCGGCCGCCGGTGGGGCGTCGCATCGCGAAGGAGGAGGCCGGTGAGCTGCTCCAGTTGGCCAGGCCGTTGCGCCAGTTCGTCACCGGTCCCGGGCAGGCGGAGGTGCGCCTGGAAGGGCGCCTGACCGAGCTCGGGCTGAAGGTGCGGATGTGGCCGACGTACGACGCCTACGACGTGCACGTCACCTTCCCCGACGGCTGGGTGTGGGCGGTGGACGTGAAGGACTGGGCCCATCCGGCGTTCCTGGGGCGGGCCGCCCGGCCGGTGCCGCAGGAGCCCCGGTACGACGAGGCGTTCTGGGTGGTGCCGCAGGACCGCGTCGACGACCGGCCGGGCTACATCGCCACGTACGAGCGCAACCGCCCGGCCGCCGCCCGCCGGGTTCCGTTGCTCACCGACACCCAACTGCTCGCCCGCGCCGAGGACCGGCTCGCGCGCGTCGGCACAGCCACGCACCAGGAGGAGACCGGCGATGCGTGA
- a CDS encoding N-6 DNA methylase encodes MSTTAGSPPVVVTLAEIARIAGVGRAAVSNWRRRYDNFPSPVGGTETSPHFSLPQVEEWLRRENKLKTGVNPLDRLWPEYESLGNRETTGLLVAQVGLRQSSVKAGRPAVEPLLDQRQARLLERTLELTEPDEKHSIFDLLLERWLRTHVRQITTTPVQLARLMAQAAAMNHPGPVRTVLDPACGVGTLLVAAGRQWGADRAAGLSFLGQDSDAVLVELAKARLAVGGFAERDLSNVSLAVGDTLRADAHPGAQADVVLSNPPSNERDWGHAELATDPRWVYGQPPRTEPELAWVQHAAATLAPGGVAVLVLPPGVAARRAGRRIRAGLLRSGVLRTVIALPPGAAPPYGVGLHLWILCADGAEGPGGADRAELTFVDTTHGGGSVSVDRGGVDWSAVTAQIVGVLGGTSTQGSVSVPVVDLLDDQVDLTPARRVPRTRAATIVDLRRLWTRFDAHMRELRDAADALSALVPADGDETVPLISVGELERAGALEIRTGQGLPESLVRRGERQEDEARVLTGAPLSGQAQLWLPTSAVAAGEQDGSLTVTASQDVIVSVLARAFDVRVDTDAPSVLGPQLAALRANPAVLDPWFLSGCLRAPANVHRAGTHASTTSRIDVRRLHIPRLTLEEQRQYGEIYRKITTFERELTDMKSVGGELSRALGDLLAAGQLPRA; translated from the coding sequence ATGTCCACGACCGCAGGGTCGCCCCCGGTCGTCGTCACCCTGGCGGAGATCGCCCGCATCGCGGGAGTAGGGCGCGCCGCCGTCAGCAATTGGCGGCGACGGTACGACAACTTTCCCTCCCCTGTCGGCGGCACCGAGACAAGCCCGCACTTCTCACTTCCGCAAGTCGAAGAGTGGCTCAGGCGGGAGAACAAACTCAAGACGGGGGTGAACCCGCTCGACCGGCTCTGGCCGGAATACGAGTCCCTGGGCAACCGGGAAACGACGGGCCTGCTGGTGGCCCAGGTAGGACTCCGGCAGAGCAGCGTCAAGGCAGGCAGGCCGGCGGTGGAGCCGCTCCTTGATCAGCGTCAGGCCCGCCTTCTGGAGCGCACTCTCGAACTGACTGAGCCGGACGAGAAGCACAGCATCTTCGACCTCCTTCTGGAGCGGTGGCTCCGGACCCACGTGCGGCAGATCACGACGACTCCGGTGCAGCTGGCCCGGCTCATGGCCCAAGCCGCAGCCATGAACCACCCAGGACCAGTACGGACCGTCCTGGATCCTGCATGCGGGGTGGGGACGTTGCTCGTCGCAGCCGGCCGACAGTGGGGTGCTGACCGTGCGGCGGGATTGTCTTTCCTAGGCCAGGACAGCGACGCGGTTCTTGTGGAGCTGGCCAAGGCGCGCCTGGCGGTCGGCGGGTTCGCCGAGCGTGACCTGTCCAACGTCTCGTTGGCAGTGGGTGACACGTTGCGGGCTGATGCCCACCCCGGAGCGCAGGCCGATGTGGTCCTGTCCAACCCACCCTCGAACGAACGTGACTGGGGTCACGCGGAACTCGCCACAGACCCGCGTTGGGTGTACGGGCAGCCTCCGCGCACCGAGCCGGAACTCGCCTGGGTTCAGCATGCTGCGGCAACTCTGGCTCCTGGCGGCGTCGCGGTTCTCGTGCTGCCGCCCGGTGTGGCGGCGCGCCGCGCGGGTCGCCGGATCCGGGCCGGTCTCCTGCGGTCCGGCGTGCTCCGGACCGTGATCGCCCTGCCGCCCGGTGCCGCCCCGCCTTACGGTGTCGGGCTGCATCTGTGGATCCTGTGCGCGGATGGTGCCGAGGGCCCGGGCGGAGCAGACCGAGCGGAGCTCACGTTCGTGGACACCACACACGGCGGTGGTTCCGTGTCCGTCGACAGAGGCGGCGTCGACTGGTCCGCCGTGACGGCGCAGATCGTGGGGGTCCTCGGCGGCACAAGCACGCAGGGAAGCGTCTCGGTTCCCGTGGTCGACCTGTTGGACGACCAGGTGGACCTCACGCCCGCACGGCGTGTTCCGAGGACGCGGGCCGCCACCATCGTCGACCTCAGGCGCCTCTGGACGCGGTTCGACGCGCATATGAGGGAACTGCGCGATGCCGCCGACGCCCTGTCCGCACTCGTACCCGCCGACGGCGACGAGACGGTTCCCCTCATCAGCGTCGGCGAGCTGGAACGAGCCGGAGCCCTGGAGATCCGGACCGGGCAGGGGCTGCCGGAGTCTCTGGTGCGCCGCGGGGAACGCCAGGAGGACGAAGCGCGCGTTCTCACGGGTGCTCCGCTGTCCGGGCAGGCGCAGCTGTGGCTCCCGACGTCGGCCGTCGCGGCGGGCGAGCAGGACGGCTCGCTCACGGTCACAGCGTCCCAGGACGTCATCGTCTCGGTGCTGGCCCGGGCCTTCGACGTACGGGTGGACACCGACGCCCCGTCCGTCCTGGGGCCCCAGCTCGCGGCGCTCAGGGCGAATCCCGCGGTCCTCGACCCATGGTTCCTGTCCGGCTGCCTGCGTGCCCCGGCCAATGTGCACAGGGCCGGCACCCACGCGTCCACCACGTCACGCATCGACGTACGGCGTCTGCACATCCCGAGGCTCACGCTGGAGGAACAGCGGCAGTACGGCGAGATCTACCGGAAGATCACCACCTTCGAACGCGAACTCACCGACATGAAGAGCGTGGGCGGCGAGCTGAGCCGCGCGCTGGGGGACCTGCTGGCCGCGGGGCAGCTTCCTCGGGCATGA
- a CDS encoding PD-(D/E)XK nuclease family protein has product MSLHLPPPGTNGDIRLIRTSLPLLREDPQDCPRGNALRARALLAQVPPRPRGKPVEDFALGPVLSVLDAVEHEGEDIDSALTRLLKNQKYHGGHASWTESAVRSYLLARTALETQRRVLGRPPTLPVRAQWTASTQSEVPDARGAIRYERTAWGRRYASADGSERELWLLSVNSVKRDRPPAEIAEAAAVALTGIPSQPAFRDIFRPAPGSTVRPQRVRIVGIGCGSGDHDVLADWDADEVERRFTEHAKPVLRRVVENDRLNPGSSCTRCEGLVGCEQLPRAPGVLGVPGPRRPRARRSVSASDLRVHARCPAQFHLTRVLHLKSGDPESEPIRRGRAVDEWLNLRHEKGCCRTAPLPDTLPGLSPAELPTALALLAEHRRACPLDGLPSDEVVRVQPRLTAYDPELDVVLIADPDLLYTRSGGWIWHETKTAAKPPWEGRALMETYPQLAFAVLMMSAGVPGGDPRRSLIELEVLYLDAEGTGKSRCEEIDPGDPDTLAEARRIIAGLAGPWAVDETYAPTPGGHCDGCDVLRHCAAGRAHLEAR; this is encoded by the coding sequence GTGTCGCTCCACCTGCCTCCGCCCGGAACGAACGGAGACATCCGACTCATCCGCACTTCGCTGCCACTGCTGCGCGAGGACCCTCAGGACTGCCCGCGCGGCAACGCCCTGCGCGCCCGGGCCCTGCTCGCTCAGGTTCCGCCGCGCCCGCGGGGCAAGCCCGTCGAGGACTTCGCTCTCGGGCCGGTTTTGAGCGTCCTGGACGCGGTCGAGCACGAGGGAGAGGACATCGACAGTGCTTTGACGCGGCTTCTGAAGAATCAGAAGTACCACGGGGGTCACGCGAGTTGGACCGAATCAGCCGTTCGCTCCTACCTGCTGGCGCGCACGGCGCTCGAAACGCAGCGGCGCGTGCTCGGGCGTCCGCCGACCCTGCCGGTGCGCGCCCAGTGGACGGCCAGCACCCAGAGCGAGGTACCGGATGCCCGCGGGGCGATCCGCTACGAGCGCACGGCGTGGGGACGCCGGTACGCGTCCGCCGACGGGTCGGAACGCGAGCTATGGCTGCTGTCCGTGAATTCCGTGAAGCGGGACCGGCCGCCCGCCGAGATCGCGGAGGCGGCGGCCGTGGCACTGACGGGCATCCCTTCCCAGCCGGCATTCAGGGACATCTTCCGTCCTGCGCCCGGCAGCACCGTCCGCCCGCAGCGCGTCCGGATCGTAGGCATCGGCTGCGGCAGCGGCGATCACGACGTGCTGGCCGACTGGGACGCCGATGAGGTCGAGCGGCGGTTCACCGAGCACGCCAAGCCCGTGCTGCGCCGGGTAGTCGAGAACGACCGGCTCAACCCCGGCTCCAGTTGCACCCGCTGCGAAGGTTTGGTGGGTTGCGAACAGCTGCCCCGGGCTCCCGGCGTTCTCGGGGTCCCCGGGCCACGCCGCCCCCGCGCCCGCCGCTCCGTGTCCGCGAGCGACCTGCGTGTCCACGCGCGCTGCCCGGCGCAGTTCCACCTCACCCGCGTACTGCACCTGAAGTCGGGGGATCCGGAGAGCGAGCCGATCCGCAGGGGCCGCGCGGTCGACGAGTGGCTCAACCTCCGTCACGAGAAGGGATGCTGTCGCACGGCTCCCCTCCCAGACACCCTTCCCGGCCTCTCCCCCGCCGAACTGCCGACCGCCCTCGCCCTGCTCGCAGAACACCGGCGGGCCTGCCCTCTCGACGGCCTGCCGTCCGACGAGGTCGTACGGGTGCAGCCGCGCCTGACCGCGTACGACCCCGAACTGGACGTCGTCCTGATCGCCGACCCCGACCTCCTGTACACCCGCTCCGGAGGCTGGATCTGGCACGAGACGAAGACGGCTGCGAAACCCCCTTGGGAAGGGCGCGCGTTGATGGAGACGTATCCGCAGCTCGCCTTCGCGGTGCTGATGATGTCCGCCGGAGTGCCCGGTGGTGATCCACGCCGGTCGCTGATCGAGCTGGAGGTGCTGTACCTGGACGCGGAAGGGACCGGGAAGTCGCGCTGCGAGGAGATCGATCCCGGCGATCCCGACACCCTGGCCGAAGCGCGCCGCATCATCGCCGGGCTCGCCGGCCCCTGGGCGGTGGACGAGACCTACGCGCCGACGCCCGGCGGCCACTGCGACGGCTGCGACGTGCTCAGGCACTGCGCGGCCGGCCGGGCGCACCTGGAGGCACGGTGA
- a CDS encoding DUF6177 family protein, whose translation MTKDVIALTEKTPDARTLLAALYAGGPDLSLTTTDDGAVIHLCSPAGRPLVSVESPLLVHVPGEAERLLSPHITPPQPPYWWTETRASTAIPAAEPLAGSVCGRLTMLLGGTTWPPEAARTAVVETPQDGDDVTATRLPDGALPAVDVLTESTAVVIADRSILPLTTWLSDILRSTAATGRALHIVTPPHVRLTLPLRMTLVGAPNRWVVKNPEGGYYDGLSGAVLAWQNGTFAPTVTPAKVADAFTRGAQHTEERRLTLALRTVRSPNTDLVLGTALETAWRHLTGAPPTGWGTAEPINLPWSPRQLTELARSRSPQPTHALVIGPPDQPAIATHRTTRTTAGIAEDVTLTIGYPTAEQAPLDAIEPLAAELVDAHGLATMLTTLTVASADLTLAPVLTAPPIPITFTLGARDVGAIGLTHARRPPLPIKPVQLGTTTNPALHYPLGNGTDADAWPALQTLTAHLKSGTPNTV comes from the coding sequence ATGACCAAGGACGTCATCGCGCTCACCGAGAAGACGCCCGACGCACGGACACTGCTGGCCGCCCTGTACGCCGGCGGCCCCGACCTGAGCCTGACCACCACGGACGACGGCGCGGTCATCCACCTGTGCTCACCGGCCGGCCGCCCCCTGGTCTCCGTCGAGTCCCCGCTCCTTGTCCACGTACCGGGCGAGGCCGAACGCCTCCTCAGCCCGCACATCACCCCACCACAGCCGCCGTACTGGTGGACCGAGACCCGCGCCTCCACCGCCATCCCCGCTGCAGAACCACTCGCCGGATCCGTCTGCGGACGCCTGACGATGCTGCTCGGCGGAACAACCTGGCCGCCAGAGGCGGCCCGCACTGCAGTCGTGGAGACACCCCAGGACGGCGACGACGTCACAGCGACCCGGCTGCCGGACGGCGCCCTGCCTGCCGTCGACGTCCTCACCGAGTCCACCGCGGTGGTCATCGCCGACCGCTCGATCCTGCCTCTCACCACCTGGCTCTCCGACATCCTGCGCTCAACGGCAGCGACCGGCCGTGCCCTGCACATCGTCACCCCGCCCCACGTCCGCCTCACCCTGCCCCTGCGCATGACCCTCGTCGGCGCACCGAACCGCTGGGTCGTCAAGAATCCGGAAGGCGGCTACTACGACGGCCTGTCCGGCGCCGTACTCGCCTGGCAGAACGGCACCTTCGCACCGACGGTCACTCCGGCCAAGGTCGCGGACGCCTTCACGCGAGGGGCACAGCACACCGAAGAACGCCGACTCACCCTCGCGCTGCGCACCGTCCGCTCCCCCAATACCGACCTCGTGCTCGGCACCGCGCTGGAAACAGCATGGCGCCACCTCACCGGTGCCCCACCCACCGGCTGGGGCACAGCCGAGCCGATCAACCTCCCCTGGTCACCCCGTCAGCTGACCGAACTGGCCCGGAGCCGCTCCCCACAGCCCACCCACGCCTTGGTTATCGGTCCCCCTGACCAACCGGCCATAGCGACCCACCGCACCACCCGCACCACGGCCGGCATCGCAGAGGACGTCACCCTCACCATCGGCTACCCGACAGCCGAACAAGCCCCCCTGGACGCCATCGAGCCCCTAGCCGCCGAACTCGTCGACGCCCACGGCCTGGCCACCATGCTGACCACACTGACAGTAGCCAGCGCCGACCTGACCTTGGCCCCCGTCCTTACCGCCCCACCGATCCCGATCACGTTTACCCTCGGTGCCAGGGACGTCGGAGCCATAGGACTCACCCACGCCCGCCGCCCCCCGCTCCCGATAAAGCCCGTACAACTCGGCACAACAACGAACCCGGCCCTGCACTATCCCCTCGGCAACGGAACCGACGCCGACGCCTGGCCAGCGCTGCAGACCCTCACCGCGCACTTGAAGTCCGGGACCCCGAACACGGTGTGA